One genomic window of Monodelphis domestica isolate mMonDom1 chromosome 1, mMonDom1.pri, whole genome shotgun sequence includes the following:
- the LOC100028801 gene encoding LOW QUALITY PROTEIN: olfactory receptor 4K13 (The sequence of the model RefSeq protein was modified relative to this genomic sequence to represent the inferred CDS: substituted 1 base at 1 genomic stop codon) yields the protein MEPKNNSVVSEFILLGLTKSQNLQIFFFLGFSLVYIGIVLGNLLILITVAFDSHLHTPMYFLLANLSLIDMILGSFATPKMIVDFLREQKTISWWGCFSQMFFMHILGGSEMMLLVAMAIDRYVAICKPLHYMTIMNHRVLLGLILTSYAVGFVHSSSQMAFMLNLPFCGPNTVDSFFCDLPLVIKLACRDTYVLQLLVIADSGLLSLICFILLLFSYTIIIYSVRHRASGGSSKALSTLSAHITVVTLFFAPCVFIYVWPFSRYSVDKILSVFYTIFTPLLNPIIYTLRNQEVKAAIKKIRNQHINSKHNLXLRVLKNFLL from the coding sequence ATGGAACCAAAGAATAATTCTGTAGTGTCTGAGTTCATCTTGCTAGGACTGACCAAATCTCAGAacctccaaattttcttcttcctggggTTCTCTTTGGTGTATATTGGAATTGTATTAGGAAACCTGCTAATCTTGATCACTGTGGCCTTTGACTCACATCTTCACACTCCAATGTATTTTCTGCTGGCAAATCTCTCATTAATTGACATGATCTTGGGCTCCTTTGCTACCCCAAAGATGATTGTGGACTTTCTACGAGAGCAGAAGACTATCTCCTGGTGGGGATGTTTCTCCCAGATGTTCTTTATGCACATCCTTGGTGGGAGTGAAATGATGCTGCTTGTTGCCATGGCGATAGATAGATATGTTGCCATATGTAAACCCCTTCACTACATGACTATTATGAATCATCGGGTGCTTCTGGGACTGATACTGACTTCTTATGCAGTTGGTTTTGTGCACTCATCAAGCCAGATGGCTTTTATGTTGAATTTGCCCTTCTGTGGACCCAATACTGTGGACAGCTTCTTCTGTGACCTTCCCTTGGTGATCAAACTTGCTTGTAGAGACACTTATGTGCTACAGCTTCTGGTAATTGCTGATAGTGGACTCTTGTCCCtcatttgtttcattcttttactCTTCTCTTACACAATTATAATATATTCTGTTCGGCACAGAGCTTCTGGTGGGTCTTCCAAGGCTCTTTCCACTTTGTCAGCTCACATTACTGTGGTAACTTTATTCTTTGCACCATGTGTCTTCATCTATGTGTGGCCTTTCAGTAGATATTCTGTTGATAAAATACTTTCTGTGTTTTACACAATTTTCACACCCTTACTGAATCCCATAATTTATACACTGAGGAACCAAGAGGTAAAGGCAGCCATTAAGAAAATACGGAATCAACACATAAATTCCAAACACAACTTGTAATTGAGAGTTCTGAAGAATTTTCTTCTCTAG
- the LOC100619212 gene encoding olfactory receptor 4K14, whose protein sequence is MDHQNYSVVSEFVLRGLSNSLQLQLFFFVFFSLVYIATVLGNLLIVVTVISEPRLYSSPMYFLLGNLSFLDMWLASFATPKLIKDFLSEMKLISFGGCMAQIFFLHFIGGAEMVLLVTMAYDRYVAICKPLHYLTIMSWRTCIGLVMISWTIGFIHSISQIAFTVNLPYCGPNIVDSFFCDLPRVIELACTDTYVLGILMIAHSGLLSISCFLLLMISYTIILVTVQQHSSRSASKALSTCSAHIMVVTIFFGPCIFIYLWPFSRFSVDKVLSVFYTIFTPLLNPIIYTLRNEDMKTAMKKLRIQHKFFH, encoded by the coding sequence ATGGATCATCAAAACTATTCAGTGGTGTCTGAGTTTGTGCTGAGAGGACTCTCCAATTCCCTTCAGCtccagctttttttctttgtatttttttctctggTCTACATAGCCACTGTGCTGGGAAACCTCCTCATTGTGGTTACAGTGATCTCTGAGCCCCGACTTTATTCCTCTCCCATGTACTTCCTGCTAGGAAATCTCTCCTTTCTAGATATGTGGCTGGCTTCATTTGCCACCCCCAAATTGATCAAGGATTTCCTTAGTGAGATGAAACTTATTTCTTTTGGGGGATGTATGGCTCAGattttctttctgcatttcaTTGGTGGTGCTGAAATGGTACTGTTGGTGAcaatggcctatgacagatatgttGCCATATGCAAACCCTTGCATTATTTGACAATCATGAGCTGGAGAACATGCATTGGACTGGTAATGATTTCATGGACAATTGGCTTTATTCATTCCATCAGTCAAATAGCCTTTACTGTGAATTTGCCTTATTGTGGACCAAATATTGTTGATAGCTTTTTTTGTGACCTTCCTCGTGTAATCGAGCTTGCCTGTACAGACACATATGTCCTGGGGATACTGATGATTGCTCACAGTGGATTGCTGTCCATAAGCTGCTTCCTCCTCCTTATGATCTCTTACACAATCATCCTTGTCACTGTCCAGCAGCATTCATCGAGGAGTGCATCCAAGGCTCTTTCTACTTGTTCTGCCCATATCATGGTGGTGACAATCTTTTTTGGTCCCTGCATCTTCATTTATCTATGGCCCTTCAGTAGGTTCTCTGTGGATAAGGTTCTATCTGTGTTTTATACAATTTTCACCCCCCTCTTAAACCCTATAATCTATACTTTAAGAAATGAGGACATGAAGACAGCTATGAAAAAACTAAGAATCCAGCataaattttttcattga
- the LOC100618260 gene encoding olfactory receptor 4K15-like produces MNGTNHSRVSEFILLGLSDSPELQPLFFVVFSVLYVAIVMGNFLIILTVTSDPRLHSPMYFLLANLSFMDICVASFATPKVIADFLVEQKTISFEACLAQIFFVHLFAGSEMVLLVSMAYDRYVAICKPLHYMTIMSRRVCIILVIISWCVGFIHTTSQLAFTVNLPFCGPNKVDSFFCDLPLVTKLACLDTYVVSLLIVADSGFLSLSSFLLLVISYTVILITVRSRSSASMAKARSTLTAHITVVTLFFGPCIFIYVWPFSSYSVDKVLAVFYTIFTPILNPTIYTLRNKEVKAAMSKLKSRYLNTNKVSVVIRSVFSLEPK; encoded by the coding sequence ATGAATGGGACAAATCACTCTCGAGTTTCTGAGTTCATCTTGTTGGGACTCTCTGATTCCCCAGAACTCCAACCTCTCTTCTTTGTTGTGTTCTCAGTTCTCTACGTTGCTATTGTGATGGGAAACTTCCTCATCATCCTCACTGTGACTTCAGACCCACGTCTTCATTCTCCTATGTATTTTTTACTTGCAAACCTCTCCTTTATGGATATCTGTGTGGCTTCTTTTGCAACCCCTAAGGTGATTGCGGACTTTCTTGTTGAGCAGAAGACTATCTCCTTTGAGGCTTGTCTGGCTCAGATTTTCTTTGTACACCTTTTCGCGGGTAGCGAAATGGTACTTCTTGTGTCTATGGCCTATGATCGCTACGTTGCCATATGCAAACCTCTCCACTACATGACCATCATGAGTCGGCGTGTCTGCATCATTCTGGTCATCATCTCCTGGTGTGTTGGCTTCATACACACAACCAGCCAGCTGGCATTTACAGTCAACTTGCCCTTCTGTGGTCCCAACAAGGTTGACAGCTTTTTCTGTGACCTCCCTCTGGTGACCAAACTTGCTTGTCTAGACACCTATGTTGTCAGCTTACTAATTGTTGCAGACAGTGGCTTCCTCTCCCTGAGCTCCTTTCTCCTCCTGGTTATTTCATATACAGTCATCCTCATCACAGTACGAAGTCGTTCCTCAGCCAGTATGGCAAAGGCACGCTCTACACTGACTGCCCATATCACCGTAGTCACCCTGTTCTTTGGGCCATGCATCTTTATCTATGTGTGGCCCTTCAGTAGCTACTCAGTAGACAAAGTCCTTGCAGTATTTTATACCATCTTCACTCCCATATTAAACCCAACAATTTATACCCTACGGAACAAAGAGGTGAAGGCAGCTATGTCTAAACTAAAAAGCCGATACTTAAACACCAACAAAGTATCTGTTGTAATAAGAAGTGTCTTCTCCTTGGAACCCAAGTAG